One stretch of Clostridia bacterium DNA includes these proteins:
- the dnaK gene encoding molecular chaperone DnaK, with product MAKVIGIDLGTTNSCVAVMEGGEPVVIPNAEGGRTTPSVVGFSKTGERLVGQVAKRQAITNSERTISSIKREMGTNFKVAIDDKNYTPQEISAMILAKLKQDAEAYLGETITQAVITVPAYFSDSQRQATKDAGKIAGLEVLRIINEPTAASLAYGLDKEENQKILVFDLGGGTFDVSVLELGDGVFEVLATNGNNRLGGDDFDQRVINFLADEFKRTNGIDLRVDKMAMQRLKESAEKAKIELSGVLQTNINLPFITADASGPKHLDITLTRAKFDELTRDLVEMTMEPLKKALSDAGLTADKLNKIILVGGSTRTPAVQDAVKKVTGKEPYKGVNPDECVAVGAAIQAAVLTGEVKDVLLLDVTPLSLGIETLGGVFTKLIERNTTIPTKKSQIFSTAADGQTSVEIHVLQGEREMASYNKTLGRFQLSGIPPAPRGVPQVEVTFDIDANGIAHVSAKDLGTGNEQKVTITASSHLSDSDINSAVKEAEMYAAEDKKKKEEVETRNNADNLVYQTEKNLKDLEDKLSSEDKAKIEAELNSVKEALKGTDNEAIKAATEELTKVFYEISTKIYQANAGQQGPAGTEPQDDNTVNADYKVDDDKQ from the coding sequence ATGGCAAAGGTAATAGGTATTGACTTAGGAACTACAAACTCTTGTGTTGCAGTTATGGAAGGCGGAGAGCCTGTAGTTATTCCTAATGCTGAAGGTGGAAGAACAACACCCTCAGTTGTAGGTTTTTCAAAAACAGGAGAGAGGCTTGTAGGTCAAGTCGCAAAAAGGCAGGCAATAACTAATTCTGAGAGAACAATAAGCTCGATAAAAAGAGAAATGGGAACAAATTTCAAGGTAGCTATTGATGATAAAAACTATACACCACAGGAAATATCAGCAATGATACTTGCAAAGCTTAAGCAGGATGCAGAGGCTTACCTGGGTGAAACAATAACACAGGCAGTTATAACTGTACCAGCATATTTCAGCGACAGCCAGAGGCAGGCTACAAAGGATGCAGGTAAAATTGCAGGCCTTGAAGTATTGAGAATAATCAACGAACCCACTGCCGCATCACTGGCATATGGCCTTGACAAGGAAGAAAACCAGAAAATTCTTGTATTCGACCTTGGGGGCGGTACGTTTGACGTATCAGTACTCGAGCTTGGAGATGGAGTATTCGAAGTGCTTGCAACAAACGGCAACAACAGACTTGGCGGTGATGACTTCGACCAGAGAGTTATAAACTTCCTGGCAGACGAGTTCAAAAGAACAAACGGTATAGATCTTCGAGTTGACAAAATGGCTATGCAGAGACTCAAGGAATCCGCGGAAAAGGCGAAAATAGAGCTTTCTGGAGTACTGCAGACCAATATAAATCTTCCGTTCATAACTGCTGACGCAAGTGGACCAAAGCATCTTGATATAACTCTTACCAGAGCTAAGTTTGATGAGCTTACACGTGATTTGGTCGAAATGACAATGGAACCATTGAAAAAGGCTCTATCAGATGCCGGGCTTACGGCTGATAAACTGAATAAAATTATACTTGTGGGTGGTTCAACAAGAACTCCTGCAGTACAGGATGCTGTAAAGAAGGTTACCGGCAAGGAACCATACAAGGGAGTAAATCCTGATGAATGTGTTGCAGTGGGTGCAGCTATACAGGCGGCAGTTTTGACTGGAGAAGTGAAGGATGTACTTCTTCTCGACGTAACTCCACTTTCACTTGGTATTGAGACTCTAGGCGGTGTATTCACTAAGCTTATTGAGAGAAACACTACCATACCTACAAAGAAGAGCCAGATATTCTCAACAGCAGCTGATGGGCAGACAAGTGTTGAAATACACGTACTCCAGGGAGAGAGAGAAATGGCTTCTTACAACAAGACTCTTGGAAGATTCCAGCTTAGCGGAATACCTCCGGCTCCAAGAGGAGTGCCTCAGGTAGAGGTTACCTTCGACATTGATGCGAATGGTATTGCACATGTATCTGCAAAGGACCTGGGTACAGGAAACGAGCAGAAGGTAACTATCACAGCAAGCTCTCATCTTTCTGACAGCGATATAAATTCAGCAGTAAAGGAAGCAGAAATGTATGCTGCTGAAGACAAGAAGAAAAAGGAAGAGGTAGAAACAAGAAATAATGCAGACAACTTGGTATACCAGACAGAGAAGAACCTGAAGGATCTTGAAGACAAACTCAGCAGTGAAGACAAGGCAAAAATCGAAGCTGAATTGAATAGTGTGAAGGAAGCGTTGAAAGGGACAGACAACGAAGCAATAAAAGCAGCTACCGAGGAGCTCACAAAGGTATTCTACGAAATATCAACCAAGATATATCAAGCAAACGCAGGCCAGCAAGGACCTGCCGGAACAGAACCACAGGATGATAATACAGTAAATGCTGATTATAAGGTTGATGACGACAAGCAATAA
- the grpE gene encoding nucleotide exchange factor GrpE: MKHKKHTSEEAEQIDNSDAEASEQLAKEVAAPEQSDEDVSKEVEELRKQSEENYNRLLRMQADFDNYKKRVAKEREDMYYTALETIVQQLLPVVDNMERAAAAFRNDLLDEKYISGVEMVSKQMLEVLSKNGVKEIEALEKEFDPNIHHAVMQVPGEDEDENKVKEVFQKGYILGNKVIRPTLVKVSVKQ; encoded by the coding sequence ATGAAGCATAAGAAACATACTTCGGAGGAAGCTGAACAAATCGATAATTCAGATGCAGAAGCTTCCGAACAGTTGGCAAAAGAAGTGGCAGCCCCCGAACAATCAGATGAGGATGTAAGCAAGGAGGTTGAAGAACTCAGAAAGCAGTCTGAAGAAAACTACAACAGACTTCTCAGAATGCAGGCTGATTTTGACAACTATAAAAAGAGGGTAGCCAAGGAAAGAGAAGACATGTACTATACCGCTCTGGAAACCATTGTGCAGCAGCTGCTTCCGGTGGTTGACAATATGGAAAGAGCTGCGGCGGCATTCAGAAATGATCTGCTGGACGAGAAATATATAAGCGGTGTAGAAATGGTCAGCAAGCAGATGCTGGAGGTTCTGAGTAAAAACGGAGTCAAAGAAATTGAAGCCTTGGAGAAGGAATTCGACCCCAATATACACCATGCAGTAATGCAGGTACCTGGGGAAGATGAGGATGAAAACAAGGTAAAGGAAGTATTCCAGAAGGGATATATTCTTGGAAACAAAGTAATCAGACCAACACTTGTAAAGGTGTCGGTAAAGCAATAA
- the hemW gene encoding radical SAM family heme chaperone HemW has product MKEVGLYIHIPYCRSKCLYCDFNSIEGKADKAEGYVAALLRELNAYQERYNFIYKTVFIGGGTPTVINYPLIGAVMKQVTPYLKPGAEVSMESNPGTVTYESLKYYRGLGINRLSIGLQAWQEELLKGIGRIHSREDFLQAFENARKAGFTNINADLMFALPNQTMQMWEETLFNICRLGPEHVSCYSLKLEEGTRLCEMHEKGIVQLPDEDMDRDMYKRAVDMLNAAGYHQYEISNFAKKGMECEHNLVYWRNEEYLGIGAGSHSRLDGRRFWNQRDIYLYTCLVTQGELPVEGQEEPSLDEEMWETIFLALRLNEGLDIHAFERKYMTDFGSRYGEAMKKLAAQGLIAIEAGSLKLTDKGRDLSNSVFIEFL; this is encoded by the coding sequence ATGAAGGAAGTCGGATTATATATCCACATACCCTACTGCAGGAGCAAATGCCTGTATTGTGATTTCAACTCTATTGAAGGTAAGGCAGATAAAGCGGAAGGTTATGTGGCTGCACTTCTCCGGGAGCTTAATGCATACCAGGAGAGATATAACTTCATATATAAAACAGTTTTTATCGGTGGGGGTACTCCCACCGTTATTAATTATCCCCTTATAGGCGCAGTTATGAAACAGGTGACCCCATATTTGAAACCTGGGGCGGAAGTGAGTATGGAATCCAACCCGGGTACAGTGACTTATGAAAGCCTTAAGTATTATAGAGGTCTTGGAATCAACAGGCTCAGCATAGGCCTGCAGGCGTGGCAGGAGGAGTTGCTTAAGGGCATTGGACGGATCCACAGCCGTGAGGACTTTTTACAGGCCTTTGAAAATGCAAGAAAAGCAGGCTTTACAAACATAAACGCTGACCTGATGTTTGCGCTGCCGAACCAGACCATGCAGATGTGGGAGGAAACCCTTTTCAATATCTGCAGGCTTGGGCCGGAGCATGTATCCTGCTACAGTCTGAAGCTGGAGGAAGGTACTAGGCTCTGTGAAATGCATGAGAAAGGCATAGTGCAGCTGCCTGATGAGGATATGGACAGGGACATGTATAAAAGAGCGGTAGATATGCTGAATGCTGCCGGATATCATCAATATGAGATATCAAATTTCGCAAAAAAAGGCATGGAGTGTGAGCATAATCTTGTCTATTGGAGAAACGAGGAGTATCTTGGAATCGGCGCAGGAAGCCATTCCAGGCTGGATGGCAGGAGGTTCTGGAATCAAAGGGATATTTACCTATATACATGCTTGGTGACCCAAGGAGAGCTGCCTGTAGAAGGTCAGGAGGAGCCGTCTTTGGATGAGGAAATGTGGGAGACCATATTCCTGGCTCTTAGGCTGAATGAAGGCTTAGATATCCACGCTTTTGAAAGAAAGTATATGACAGATTTCGGGAGCCGCTATGGCGAAGCCATGAAAAAGCTTGCTGCCCAAGGACTTATAGCAATTGAAGCAGGCTCCTTGAAGCTTACCGATAAAGGAAGAGATTTGTCCAATTCAGTATTTATTGAATTCCTATGA
- the hrcA gene encoding heat-inducible transcriptional repressor HrcA, with protein sequence MDLGDRKKLILQAIIEDYINTAEPVGSRTISKKYLTGTSPATIRNEMADLEEMGFIEQPHTSSGRIPSDKGYRLYVDKIMKQNTVNDVQREMIKKEFLDTLGEIDRLVKHASKLLSQMTQYTSIVMAPQLRRTSVKQIQLIRIDNATVLAVIITDAGIVKNSVLRLTQDVQSDALMRITNMLNDKLSGLGIEDIEDFDLEYMRNNSLGHGEIIEQIVPELIQTLFYSDTAEVYHDGVSNILNLPEYSDINKARNFLNTMEEKDLLFKVLNDVKGDVGVSIGSENKLEQFKDCSLITATYRINGKTIGSVGIIGPTRMEYSKAISIVECMTNNLSDMLTNILKR encoded by the coding sequence ATGGACCTGGGAGATAGGAAAAAACTTATTCTTCAAGCTATAATAGAGGATTATATAAATACTGCAGAGCCTGTCGGTTCTAGGACAATATCCAAAAAGTACCTGACAGGAACAAGTCCTGCGACTATAAGAAACGAAATGGCTGACCTTGAGGAGATGGGTTTCATTGAGCAGCCCCATACCTCATCAGGAAGAATTCCCTCAGACAAAGGCTACAGACTTTACGTAGATAAGATTATGAAACAGAATACTGTTAATGATGTTCAGAGGGAAATGATAAAGAAAGAATTCCTTGACACCCTTGGAGAGATTGACCGACTGGTAAAGCATGCATCCAAACTGCTTTCTCAAATGACTCAATACACATCCATAGTAATGGCCCCGCAGCTCCGCAGAACCAGCGTCAAACAGATACAACTTATAAGGATAGATAACGCTACGGTATTGGCAGTAATAATAACAGACGCCGGAATCGTAAAAAATAGTGTTCTTAGACTAACACAGGATGTGCAATCAGATGCTCTAATGAGGATAACAAATATGCTGAATGACAAGCTGTCAGGGTTGGGAATCGAAGACATTGAAGATTTTGACCTTGAATATATGAGGAATAATTCCCTGGGACATGGAGAAATTATTGAACAGATTGTGCCAGAACTGATACAGACGTTATTCTACTCCGATACTGCGGAGGTATACCATGACGGAGTGTCAAACATATTGAACCTGCCGGAATATAGTGATATCAACAAGGCAAGGAATTTCCTCAATACAATGGAGGAAAAAGATCTGCTGTTCAAGGTGCTGAATGATGTCAAGGGTGATGTCGGTGTAAGCATAGGCAGCGAAAATAAGCTTGAGCAGTTCAAAGACTGCAGCTTGATAACAGCAACCTACAGAATAAACGGCAAGACTATAGGCTCAGTTGGGATAATCGGTCCTACCAGGATGGAATATTCCAAAGCAATTTCCATTGTGGAATGCATGACAAACAACCTCAGTGATATGCTAACAAATATCCTAAAGAGGTAA
- a CDS encoding IS91 family transposase, which yields MAEVQDIFLKYGTDYRKNHKLTLVQHKAMSAIQKCRTSQLGGHIDVCGSCGNTQISYNSCRNRHCPKCQTLAKERWIDNQKSNLLNIGYFHVVFTIPDTLNLMVYQNQKVLYTLLFKAIAETLVELASDKKYLGAKLGFTSVLHTWGQNLMHHPHIHCIVPGGGLSSIGKWVNSRKKFFIPVKVLSRKFRGKFLYYLKQLYYQSKLEFHGSQKFLSSETEFEKLLSSLYSKEWIVYCKAPFKDAACVVEYLGRYTHRVAISNNRIMSIENGNVTYKWRDYKDSSKCKLMTVSADEFIRRFLIHILPSGFMKIRHYGLLGNRNKTTKLKICKQLTNTTVLFKEKASTLQLIEKITGRDLSKCPHCGSDKLSRFMYLGKPPPATIQTA from the coding sequence TTGGCTGAGGTTCAAGATATATTTCTTAAATATGGCACAGATTATCGTAAAAACCACAAGCTTACCCTTGTTCAGCATAAAGCCATGTCTGCAATTCAAAAATGCAGGACTTCACAGTTAGGCGGTCATATAGACGTATGTGGAAGTTGTGGTAATACCCAAATTTCTTACAACTCTTGCCGTAATAGGCACTGCCCTAAATGCCAAACGCTTGCCAAAGAACGTTGGATTGACAACCAGAAAAGCAACTTACTTAACATCGGATACTTTCATGTGGTGTTCACCATTCCAGATACCTTAAATTTGATGGTATATCAAAATCAAAAAGTACTTTATACTCTTTTGTTTAAGGCTATAGCTGAAACACTTGTAGAATTAGCATCTGACAAGAAATATCTCGGTGCAAAGCTTGGCTTCACATCAGTTCTACATACTTGGGGACAAAACCTCATGCACCATCCACATATTCACTGCATCGTGCCAGGTGGTGGATTATCCTCGATCGGCAAATGGGTAAACAGTAGAAAAAAGTTTTTTATCCCGGTTAAGGTTCTATCTCGAAAATTTAGAGGCAAGTTTCTGTATTACCTCAAACAATTGTATTATCAGAGCAAGCTTGAATTTCATGGTAGTCAAAAATTTCTTTCCAGTGAAACGGAATTTGAAAAGCTGCTTTCTTCCCTATATTCTAAGGAGTGGATTGTCTACTGCAAAGCGCCTTTTAAGGATGCCGCCTGTGTTGTTGAATATCTGGGCAGATATACTCATCGGGTTGCCATCTCCAACAATCGTATCATGAGTATTGAAAATGGTAATGTTACGTACAAATGGCGGGATTACAAGGATAGTAGCAAATGCAAGCTAATGACTGTTTCTGCTGATGAGTTTATACGCAGATTCCTTATTCATATTCTGCCAAGTGGATTTATGAAAATCAGGCACTACGGCCTGCTTGGTAACCGTAACAAGACTACCAAACTAAAGATTTGCAAACAGCTTACCAACACGACTGTTCTATTTAAAGAGAAAGCTTCCACCCTCCAGCTAATCGAAAAAATTACAGGCAGAGATTTATCCAAATGCCCTCACTGCGGTTCTGACAAACTCAGTAGATTTATGTATTTGGGGAAACCGCCTCCTGCCACTATTCAAACCGCATGA
- a CDS encoding SIR2 family protein, whose translation MVKTIKQMITDIKKASERENLVIFIGAGVSVNSGYRLWDSLIGLFNGELKYSLKTSHFSTDEMLKIPQYYYNENSARYYEIIKSEYSKLPDQTNDIIDEILNLKPVHIITTNFDLLIEKSLEENHIYGNTVYGSLGKYSIIRSDDDFVNAAKNHYLIKMHGDMESLDSLVLKEEDYLQYSSSHTLIETFIKSLFVNHTILFIGYGLGDYNIKLIMSWVDGILQNQRKQNDNDRFSYYFINSDSEPLKDYEKDYYRRQNIFVIESSDVPADFSTHSYNEKAVVFEDVRGNNLLRTCKYIKYGRDNDLVEIKDDLSVFDNIDCITAKELMSKLGDYIEHHNMYDNILTYREELLSLQLKTIIDILANNANTTEAIYFTSVFKKAGIGTIVSTFSESDNKQIVNLEDSYENTDVLYTSVIECNIRQLYELCQAPYSDQRAMLQAGYVCSVLDNNEKAVQLFEAAMSHYSSTNDFFHLLICQQNICKVSIREKQIWYVLKNNLSEEDKDTFRTLYDYLDDSDEIYQETVEAFKLLERKFDVNYHSVYWDKDNLSFLKLRYHIHQIQKYFIINNIYIKGYSGSTQIIGNWLKTLDLYVDLVLMLHSSNVKMNRKNTIYMRNALKKEDIHILITHPDNRDLKYILKKYNIKQIEVSDGCMDYIISVLNNYIDAFEFQSILRFKFANDIKNILLLIQVITFKSEQYNSIFQSLTNLLKRIITTHFDKKDYYFTVFRDVPIEILECIFNILRFRKDNVQIESLKNIIENVLLCFNNTSHEDNIGIAVFRECSILLNFSVALEYYYKGIISENITNQFLEIVRDKHPDMLSRFIIEIFPILSEQQKVKWRMSVGILGIEPYYIRFGIINGVFYYDDKIFTILINLCRKQVKEKPPEKEGDLHLKPLYSVLRLVEKGYITDLEPYREFIGHYDFFDFVCFPNDFDYTKYDTSWGSWLALEKYREPAFKTAYETLKIKYEQTMKDGPSDIEKSIFYKYFYFENDPY comes from the coding sequence ATGGTTAAGACAATAAAACAAATGATTACCGATATAAAAAAAGCTAGCGAACGTGAAAATTTAGTTATTTTCATTGGTGCAGGTGTATCGGTTAATTCAGGGTATAGGTTATGGGATAGTTTGATAGGATTGTTTAATGGAGAGTTAAAATATTCTTTAAAAACAAGTCACTTCAGTACAGATGAAATGCTAAAAATTCCTCAATACTATTATAATGAAAATAGTGCAAGATACTATGAAATCATAAAAAGTGAGTATAGTAAATTACCTGATCAAACCAACGATATTATTGATGAGATATTAAATCTTAAGCCTGTACACATTATTACAACAAATTTTGACTTATTAATTGAAAAATCATTAGAAGAGAACCATATATACGGCAATACGGTATATGGTAGTCTGGGAAAATATTCAATCATTAGAAGTGACGATGATTTCGTTAATGCCGCAAAAAATCACTACTTGATAAAGATGCATGGTGATATGGAATCATTGGATAGTCTAGTGCTAAAAGAAGAAGATTATTTGCAGTATTCTTCATCACACACATTAATTGAAACATTTATTAAATCATTGTTCGTTAATCATACCATTCTTTTTATTGGGTATGGCCTTGGGGATTATAATATAAAACTTATTATGTCATGGGTCGATGGCATTTTGCAAAATCAAAGGAAACAAAACGATAATGATCGATTTTCCTACTATTTTATTAATTCTGACTCGGAACCTTTAAAGGATTATGAAAAAGACTATTATAGAAGACAAAATATTTTTGTGATAGAAAGTTCTGATGTGCCAGCCGATTTTAGCACCCACAGTTATAATGAAAAGGCGGTAGTATTCGAAGATGTTAGAGGAAACAATCTGCTTAGAACATGCAAATATATCAAATACGGAAGAGATAACGACTTGGTTGAAATAAAGGATGATTTATCAGTATTTGATAACATTGATTGTATTACTGCTAAAGAATTAATGTCTAAATTAGGAGATTATATTGAACATCATAACATGTACGATAATATTCTTACTTATAGGGAAGAACTATTATCACTACAGTTAAAAACAATAATTGATATATTGGCTAATAACGCCAATACAACAGAGGCGATTTATTTTACTTCTGTTTTTAAGAAAGCTGGCATTGGCACTATTGTGTCTACATTTTCCGAATCAGATAATAAACAGATTGTTAATTTAGAAGATTCTTATGAAAATACGGATGTTCTATACACTAGTGTAATTGAATGTAATATAAGGCAACTATATGAGTTATGCCAAGCACCTTATAGTGACCAACGGGCAATGCTACAAGCAGGATATGTATGCTCAGTTTTAGATAATAATGAAAAAGCAGTACAGTTATTCGAAGCGGCTATGTCTCATTACAGCTCAACAAATGATTTTTTTCATTTATTAATCTGTCAACAGAACATCTGTAAAGTAAGTATTAGAGAAAAGCAGATTTGGTATGTATTAAAAAACAATTTGTCTGAAGAAGATAAAGATACTTTTAGAACACTTTACGATTATCTTGATGACTCTGATGAAATATACCAAGAAACAGTCGAAGCATTTAAACTTTTGGAACGGAAATTTGATGTTAATTATCATAGCGTGTACTGGGACAAAGATAATTTATCATTTTTGAAATTACGATATCATATACACCAAATCCAAAAATATTTTATAATAAACAACATTTATATAAAAGGATATAGCGGGTCCACACAAATTATCGGTAACTGGCTAAAAACACTTGATCTTTATGTGGATTTGGTATTAATGCTACATTCTTCAAATGTGAAAATGAATCGCAAAAATACGATTTATATGCGAAATGCACTTAAAAAAGAAGATATACACATTCTAATTACCCATCCTGACAATAGAGATCTAAAATACATATTAAAAAAATACAACATAAAACAAATCGAAGTATCTGATGGCTGTATGGATTATATTATATCTGTGCTAAATAATTATATTGATGCCTTCGAATTTCAAAGTATTTTACGCTTTAAGTTTGCTAATGATATTAAAAATATTCTATTACTTATACAAGTTATAACCTTCAAATCAGAACAATATAATTCTATATTTCAAAGCCTAACAAACTTGTTAAAAAGAATTATAACTACTCATTTTGACAAGAAAGACTACTATTTCACAGTTTTTAGGGATGTACCAATTGAAATCCTTGAATGTATCTTTAACATATTGCGTTTTCGAAAAGACAATGTACAAATAGAATCGCTTAAAAATATTATCGAGAATGTTCTCCTGTGTTTCAATAATACTTCGCATGAAGATAATATAGGGATTGCTGTGTTCAGAGAGTGTAGCATACTTCTAAATTTTAGCGTGGCTCTAGAGTATTATTATAAAGGAATTATATCAGAAAATATAACCAATCAATTTCTAGAAATTGTGCGAGATAAGCATCCAGACATGTTAAGCAGATTCATTATTGAAATTTTCCCAATTCTTTCAGAACAACAAAAAGTAAAATGGAGGATGTCTGTTGGAATTTTAGGAATTGAGCCTTATTATATTCGCTTTGGAATTATTAACGGTGTGTTTTATTATGATGATAAGATATTTACTATTCTCATCAATCTTTGTAGAAAGCAGGTCAAAGAGAAGCCACCCGAAAAAGAAGGAGATTTACATCTAAAACCTTTATATAGTGTTTTAAGATTGGTCGAAAAGGGTTATATTACTGACCTAGAGCCTTATAGGGAATTTATAGGGCATTATGATTTTTTTGATTTTGTCTGCTTCCCAAACGATTTTGATTATACTAAGTATGACACTAGCTGGGGTTCTTGGTTGGCTTTAGAAAAATATAGAGAACCTGCATTTAAAACAGCTTATGAAACCCTGAAAATAAAGTATGAGCAAACAATGAAAGACGGTCCATCCGATATTGAAAAATCGATATTTTATAAATATTTTTATTTCGAGAATGATCCGTACTAA
- the dnaJ gene encoding molecular chaperone DnaJ: MAVKRDYYEVLGVNKNASEDELKKAYRQLAKKYHPDMNQGDKGLEAKFKEVNEAYEVLSDKDKKAKYDQFGHAGVDPNGFGGAGGGFGGAGGFGGAGGFEDIFDMFFGGASGGFGGGARKRSGPQKGADLKYEIELEFEEAAFGVKKDVHVTRNENCTECKGTGAKAGSGVETCKDCGGSGEIRFTQNTVFGRVVNVRPCDSCHGEGKIIKEPCPQCMGRGSVRKSRKITLDIPAGVDTGSVMPLRGEGEPGLKGGSNGDLYIYMRVKPHRLFKREGINMYCEIPISFTQAALGDEIDVPTLDGGMKYTVPEGTQTGTTFRIKNKGIPSLKNKMKGDLYFTVKVAVPKKLNDHQKELLRKFAEIGGSNLDEQGKSFFDKVKDAFGK, translated from the coding sequence ATGGCAGTAAAAAGAGATTATTATGAAGTATTGGGTGTAAACAAAAATGCTTCTGAAGACGAGCTGAAAAAGGCATACAGGCAGCTTGCAAAGAAGTACCATCCTGATATGAACCAGGGTGACAAGGGCTTGGAAGCTAAGTTCAAAGAAGTGAATGAAGCATATGAAGTATTGAGCGACAAGGATAAAAAAGCAAAATATGATCAATTCGGTCACGCGGGAGTTGATCCTAATGGCTTCGGCGGTGCCGGAGGAGGCTTCGGCGGCGCTGGAGGTTTTGGCGGTGCCGGAGGCTTTGAAGATATATTTGATATGTTCTTTGGTGGAGCCAGCGGTGGCTTTGGCGGTGGTGCAAGGAAGAGATCAGGCCCTCAAAAGGGTGCAGACTTGAAGTATGAGATAGAGCTGGAATTTGAAGAAGCAGCCTTTGGAGTAAAAAAGGATGTACACGTGACAAGAAATGAAAACTGTACCGAGTGCAAAGGTACTGGAGCAAAAGCGGGAAGCGGTGTAGAGACTTGCAAAGACTGCGGAGGCAGCGGTGAAATCAGGTTTACCCAAAACACAGTATTTGGCAGGGTTGTGAATGTAAGACCTTGTGACTCGTGCCATGGGGAAGGCAAGATTATCAAAGAGCCTTGTCCACAATGCATGGGAAGAGGCAGTGTAAGAAAAAGCAGAAAAATAACGCTGGATATACCCGCAGGTGTTGACACCGGCTCTGTGATGCCGCTCAGAGGTGAAGGAGAGCCAGGACTGAAAGGCGGGTCCAACGGGGATTTATATATTTATATGAGAGTCAAGCCCCATAGGCTGTTTAAACGCGAAGGCATCAATATGTACTGCGAAATCCCGATTTCCTTTACACAAGCAGCTTTGGGAGATGAAATAGATGTGCCAACTCTTGATGGTGGCATGAAATATACAGTACCGGAAGGCACTCAGACCGGCACCACCTTCAGAATCAAGAACAAAGGCATTCCCAGCCTGAAGAACAAAATGAAGGGTGACCTTTACTTCACAGTCAAAGTAGCTGTGCCCAAGAAGCTGAACGACCATCAGAAGGAGCTTCTCAGGAAGTTTGCGGAAATTGGCGGAAGCAACTTGGATGAGCAGGGGAAATCCTTCTTCGATAAGGTCAAGGATGCATTCGGAAAGTGA
- a CDS encoding DNA-directed RNA polymerase subunit alpha C-terminal domain-containing protein codes for MKLELANIKIGQPAHRALRGAGIETLEELTLYNEAELLALHGFGPKALRILISALAENGLSFKAEG; via the coding sequence ATGAAATTGGAACTAGCAAATATTAAAATTGGTCAACCGGCGCACAGGGCGCTACGAGGTGCAGGAATTGAGACTCTGGAAGAATTAACTCTGTATAACGAAGCTGAATTACTTGCGCTTCACGGATTTGGACCCAAGGCATTAAGAATATTAATAAGTGCTCTTGCTGAAAATGGTCTTTCTTTCAAAGCAGAAGGCTAG